In the Theobroma cacao cultivar B97-61/B2 chromosome 1, Criollo_cocoa_genome_V2, whole genome shotgun sequence genome, one interval contains:
- the LOC18612201 gene encoding reticulon-like protein B8 — protein MPEKITSEDFLNNLAETIADSVSKQKSVSFFEGEKSNSVVSSFNRLFGRQRPVHHILGGGKSADVLLWRNKKISSSVLAGATAIWVLFEWLNYHFLTLLCFAVVLGMLAQFVWSNASGLLNRSPSEVPRLFLPEELFVSIGRSLGGEVNRGLHFLQDIACGGNLKQFLVVVLSLWVAAVIGSWCNFLTVLYIGFIAAHTLPVLYERYDEQIDSFVYNFLDQFRNQYKKLDAGVLSKIPKGKFKLKKHD, from the exons ATGCCTGAGAAAATAACATCAGAGGACTTTTTGAACAATCTAGCGGAGACCATTGCTGATAGTGTTTCTAAGCAGAAATCTGTGTCTTTTTTTGAGGGAGAGAAATCAAACTCAGTTGTTTCTAGCTTCAATCGGCTTTTTGGACGCCAGAGGCCTGTCCACCATATTTTGGGGGGTGGAAAAT CTGCTGATGTTTTGTTGTGGAGGAACAAGAAGATCTCATCCAGTGTTTTAGCTGGTGCAACAGCAATATGGGTTCTATTTGAATGGCTTAATTACCATTTCCTGACTCTGCTATGCTTTGCAGTGGTTCTTGGCATGCTTGCTCAGTTTGTTTGGTCAAATGCCTCCGGCTTACTTAACAG GTCACCTTCTGAAGTGCCACGGCTTTTTCTGCCTGAAGAATTATTTGTCAGCATTGGTAGGTCACTTGGTGGTGAGGTGAACCGAGGTTTACACTTTCTTCAGGATATTGCATGTGGAGGAAACTTGAAACAATTTCTTGTG GTTGTGTTAAGCTTGTGGGTTGCTGCTGTTATAGGAAGTTGGTGCAACTTTCTGACTGTTTTGTACATTG GTTTTATTGCAGCCCATACATTACCAGTCCTCTACGAGAGGTATGATGAGCAAATCGATAGCTTTGTTTACAATTTCCTTGACCAGTTTCGGAATCAGTATAAGAAGTTGGATGCTGGTGTTCTGAGCAAGATTCCCAAGGGAAAGTTCaagttgaagaagcatgatTAG
- the LOC18612203 gene encoding oxygen-evolving enhancer protein 2, chloroplastic, with translation MASTACFLHHRALTTATRSSSPSPSPSQRQVANIKPSQPVCRAQKQAVQEDDGSLVSRRMALTVLIGAAAVGSKVSPADAAYGEAANVFGKPKTNTDFLTINGDGFKLSIPSKWNPSKEVEFPGQVVRYEDNFDPNSYVAVMVTPTDKKSITDFGSPEQFLANVDYLLGKQAYAGVTDAEGGFESNAVAVANIMDSSTPVIGGTQYYIVSVLTRTADGDEGGKHQLISATVKNGKLYICKAQAGDKRWFKGARKFVESTLGSFSVA, from the exons ATGGCCTCCACCGCATGCTTCTTGCACCACCGTGCACTCACCACCGCAACCAGatcatcatcaccatcacCATCACCATCACAGCGCCAAGTTGCAAACATCAAGCCTAGCCAGCCAGTGTGCAGGGCTCAGAAGCAGGCGGTCCAAGAGGATGATGGAAGCCTTGTCTCCCGTAGGATGGCCCTCACTGTGCTCATTGGTGCTGCAGCAGTTGGCTCTAAGGTTTCTCCTGCTGATGCAGCCTATGGTGAAGCTG CAAATGTATTTGGTAAGCCAAAAACAAACACAGACTTCTTGACAATCAATGGGGATGGGTTCAAGCTGTCAATTCCATCAAAATGGAACCCAAGCAAAGAGGTTGAGTTCCCAGGTCAAGTCGTGAGATACGAGGACAACTTCGACCCTAACAGTTATGTTGCTGTCATGGTCACTCCAACTGACAAGAAGTCCATAACTGACTTCGGTTCCCCTGAGCAATTCCTCGCAAAT GTGGACTATCTGCTTGGCAAACAAGCATACGCTGGTGTAACTGATGCTGAG GGTGGTTTTGAATCCAACGCCGTGGCAGTCGCGAACATAATGGACAGTTCAACTCCTGTCATTGGTGGGACACAGTACTACATCGTGTCCGTGCTGACAAGAACTGCTGATGGAGATGAAGGTGGCAAGCACCAATTAATTTCGGCTACTGTAAAGAATGGCAAGCTATACATTTGCAAGGCACAAGCTGGAGACAAGAGGTGGTTTAAGGGAGCTAGAAAGTTTGTGGAGAGCACTCTAGGTTCCTTCAGCGTTGCTTAA
- the LOC18612204 gene encoding WD repeat-containing protein 26 — MGGVEDDEPASKRMKLSSEELRRLSNGSTIKEPVAGSSGDLMARPLQSEGGEEVVGSKGVIKKVEFVRIITKALYSLGYIKSGAHLEEESGIPLHSSVVNVFMRQILEGNWDESVVTLHNIGLTDERTIKSASFLILEQKFFELLDEEKVMDALKTLRTEIAPLCINNGRVRELSSSIVSPSDWFSVRSPKRDIKRARSRTKLLEELQKLLPPTVMIPERRLEHLVEQALVLQRDACMFHNSLEKEMSLYADHQCGRDQIPSQTLQILQAHTDEVWFLQFSHNGKYLASSSNDQSTIIWEVDANGVSLKHILSGHQKPISAVSWSPDDHQLLTCGVEEVVRRWDVSSGECLNVYEKAGLGMVSCGWSPDGKWIFSGVNDKSICMWELEGKELECWKGQRTLKISDLEITSDGKQIISICRETAILLLDREAKVERLIEEDQTITSFSLSRDNRFLLVNLLNQEIHLWNIEGDLKLVSKYKGHKRTRFIIRSCFGGLEQAFIASGSEDSLVYIWHRGTGELIEALPGHSGAVNCVSWNPANPHMLASASDDRTIRIWGLNNLSTKLKDTHSNGIHYCNGGT, encoded by the exons ATGGGAGGTGTAGAGGATGATGAACCAGCCTCAAAACGCATGAAATTGTCCTCTGAAGAATTGAGACGTCTTTCCAACGGTTCAACTATTAAAGAGCCTGTAGCTGGGTCTTCAGGAGACTTGATGGCTCGGCCCCTGCAGTCTGAAGGGGGCGAAGAAGTTGTAGGTTCAAAAGGAGTTATAAAGAAGGTAGAATTTGTCCGAATAATAACAAAAGCATTATATTCTCTTGGTTACATAAAGAGTGGTGCTCATCTAGAGGAAGAGTCAGGGATACCATTACATTCTTCTGTGGTCAATGTGTTTATGCGGCAAATTCTTGAGGGAAATTGGGATGAAAGTGTTGTCACATTGCATAATATTGGTCTAACAGATGAAAGGACCATAAAATCAGCTTCTTTTCTGATATTAGAGCAGAAGTTTTTTGAACTTCTGGATGAAGAAAAAGTCATGGATGCTCTGAAGACATTAAGGACTGAGATTGCACCTCTTTGTATCAATAATGGTAGAGTtcgtgagctttcttcatccATTGTTTCACCTTCTGATTGGTTTTCTGTTCGATCGCCGAAACGGGATATAAAGAGGGCAAGATCTCGGACTAAATTGTTGGAAGAATTACAAAAGCTGCTTCCTCCAACAGTTATGATTCCCGAAAGAAGGTTGGAGCATTTAGTTGAACAGGCCCTTGTCCTGCAACGAGATGCTTGCATGTTTCACAACTCTTTGGAGAAGGAAATGTCACTATATGCCGATCATCAGTGTGGGAGAGATCAAATTCCTTCTCAAACATTGCAG ATACTACAGGCTCACACTGATGAAGTATGGTTCTTGCAATTTTCACATAATGGGAAATACTTAGCTTCATCATCCAATGATCAGTCAACGATCATTTGGGAG GTTGATGCAAATGGAGtatctttaaaacatataCTCTCTGGTCACCAGAAACCTATCTCTGCTGTTTCATGGAGTCCTGATGACCATCAGCTTCTTACTTGTGGTGTAGAGGAGGTTGTAAGACGCTGGGATGTCTCTTCTGGTGAATGCCTCAATGTTTATGAAAAAGCTGGTCTTGGCATGGTTTCATGTGGATGGTCTCCAGATGGCAAATGGATATTTTCTGGTGTGAATGATAAGAGCATCTGCATGTGGGAATTGGAGGGGAAAGAGCTAGAGTGCTGGAAAGGGCAACGTACTCTAAAAatttctgatttggaaataacAAGTGATGGGAAGCAGATTATTAGTATATGTAGGGAAACAGCAATATTATTACTTGACAGGGAAGCTAAAGTTGAGAGGTTAATTGAAGAGGATCAAACAATAACTTCGTTCTCATTATCAAGAGACAATAGATTCTTGCTGGTAAATCTTTTAAACCAAGAAATCCATCTATGGAACATAGAGGGTGATTTGAAGCTTGTTTCTAAATATAAAGGCCATAAACGCACCCGCTTCATCATCAGGTCTTGTTTTGGTGGACTTGAGCAAGCATTTATTGCCAGCGGTAGTGAGGACTCACTG GTCTATATATGGCATAGGGGCACGGGGGAGCTTATAGAGGCATTACCAGGTCACTCCGGAGCTGTCAATTGTGTAAGCTGGAATCCAGCAAACCCTCACATGTTGGCATCAGCTAGTGATGACCGTACAATCCGGATATGGGGCTTAAATAATCTAAGCACGAAGCTCAAAGACACTCACAGTAACGGCATCCATTATTGTAATGGAGGAACTTGA